A portion of the Fulvia fulva chromosome 1, complete sequence genome contains these proteins:
- a CDS encoding putative serine/threonine-protein kinase iksA, which translates to MADQTPPLQRHMSLIPYSHDSREIVLRRGNAVVVYDQNSRQLQVRDTTDNPIELTECPYCHRSMRSREPSGEESEYGRAFGPERPFVAPDYFAMLASSRRPSPAGSGSSTPSRRVLSALRSGRSREVSGSADPPTGAEFVGSEPATAGGQGISASAFSPGYFEQFFKTERELGRGGNGVVLLVEHVIDDVSLGHFACKRIPVGDSKAYFEKVIIEVRLLQKIPHKNLVAYHWTWLEDHQPSTFGPSIPCLWILQDYCNGGDLHTYVLGPKTMSTEAERLKARLRRRSKGDASPPQDLRGPSKLAFDEIFSFFRDITSGLHHLHSKGYIHRDLKPSNCLLQRDGGRTRVLISDFGEVQAAGAMRGSSGATGTISYCAPEVLQRTSDGSLGNFTTKSDIFSLGMIVFFMCFGRLPYANADDINEENEDLDGLRAEIQRWAGFNDETRSRLDLPERLYKYLKRLLSVDPNERPSTDEILASIKGGAALGDPGSYFDDRHPRVSSVDSPAPATRIRQQSYIARPSLASPVRHRSSGDIRSRSPIKREQRDSRPTSPLDSPLTVGPKRLNLSPPSIEDAVSPQQSPRLMLPPPPVRPVTAKLRHILHDPRTVLILRASLFIAKILTLSIPCRPYAANQWLLYSLLCLAATDLGLLSFSLRQSSLLFACHIVMVWLASQSGRLCEATKAPVWQDI; encoded by the exons ATGGCTGACCAGACGCCACCGCTTCAGCGACACATGTCCTTGATACCGTATTCGCACGATTCGCGAGAGATTGTTCT GCGGCGCGGCAATGCCGTGGTGGTATACGACCAGAACTCCAGGCAGCTCCAAGTCCGTGACACAACCGACAACCCGATCGAGCTCACAGAATGTCCATACTGCCATCGCTCCATGCGCAGCAGAGAGCCGTccggcgaagaaagcgaATATGGCCGTGCCTTTGGACCCGAAAGACCTTTTGTCGCTCCGGACTACTTCGCAATGCTAGCATCCAGCCGGCGTCCATCTCCAGCCGGGTCCGGGAGCTCAACTCCGAGCAGAAGAGTGCTTTCGGCTTTACGATCTGGTCGCTCGCGGGAAGTCAGTGGCTCTGCTGACCCACCGACTGGCGCAGAGTTCGTGGGCAGTGAGCCTGCCACTGCCGGTGGTCAAGGCATTAGTGCTTCGGCTTTCTCGCCCGGCTATTTTGAGCAGTTCTTCAAGACTGAGCGTGAACTGGGCCGAGGCGGCAATGGTGTCGTATTGCTCGTGGAGCATGTCATAGATGATGTCTCGCTGGGACATTTTGCTTGCAAGAGAATTCCAGTGGGGGATAGCAAGGCTTACTTCGAGAAAGTCATCATCGAAGTCCGGCTCTTGCAGAAGATACCTCACAAGAACCTCGTAGCATACCACTGGACTTGGCTCGAAGACCACCAACCGTCAACATTTGGGCCAAGCATTCCATGTCTGTGGATCCTCCAAGACTACTGCAACGGAGGCGATCTTCACACCTATGTTCTGGGCCCTAAGACCATGTCTACTGAAGCCGAGCGGCTCAAAGCCAGACTCCGACGCCGATCGAAAGGAGACGCAAGTCCACCACAAGACCTCAGAGGACCAAGCAAGCTTGCATTTGACGAAATCTTCTCTTTCTTCCGAGACATTACCTCTGGATTACACCATCTGCACAGCAAAGGCTACATACATCGTGACCTCAAGCCCTCAAATTGTCTATTGCAGCGAGACGGCGGCCGGACACGGGTGCTCATATCAGACTTTGGTGAAGTACAAGCTGCTGGAGCGATGAGAGGCTCTTCTGGTGCGACAGGTACCATTTCATACTGTGCTCCGGAAGTGCTGCAACGTACATCAGATGGCTCTCTCGGCAACTTCACCACAAAGTCAGACATCTTCTCCTTGGGTATGATAGTGTTTTTCATGTGCTTCGGTCGGCTGCCATATGCCAACGCGGACGACATCAACGAGGAGAACGAGGACCTCGACGGGCTGCGAGCCGAGATCCAGCGTTGGGCAGGCTTCAACGACGAGACGAGATCACGCCTTGACTTGCCAGAACGTCTTTATAAGTACTTGAAGCGTCTGCTCAGTGTCGATCCCAACGAGCGACCAAGCACCGACGAAATCCTGGCCAGCATCAAAGGCGGCGCGGCCTTAGGTGATCCTGGAAGCTACTTTGATGATCGTCACCCTCGTGTATCCTCGGTGGACTCCCCAGCGCCCGCCACGCGCATACGTCAACAATCGTACATTGCACGACCAAGCCTTGCCTCGCCTGTGCGGCATCGCTCTAGTGGTGATATCCGGTCGAGAAGTCCAATCAAGCGTGAGCAACGTGATAGCCGACCCACGAGCCCTCTGGACTCTCCATTGACGGTGGGCCCGAAGCGGCTCAATCTGTCACCACCTTCAATCGAAGACGCTGTATCACCGCAGCAAAGCCCTCGTCTTATGCTGCCACCGCCTCCAGTAAGACCAGTGACAGCAAAGCTCCGGCATATTTTACACGATCCTCGGACGGTTCTGATACTACGAGCGTCACTCTTCATCGCGAAGATCTTGACACTGTCGATACCGTGCAGACCGTATGCGGCGAACCAGTGGCTGCTCTATAGTCTGCTTTGCCTGGCTGCTACAGATCTCGGACTCCTTTCATTCAGCTTGCGACAATCCAGTTTGCTCTTTGCTTGTCATATCGTGATGGTGTGGCTAGCCTCGCAAAGTGGACGATTGTGTGAAGCGACGAAGGCGCCGGTTTGGCAAGACATCTGA